The genomic window TAGGAGAAAATTTATCTTATAATGAGGAAGTAATTTTATCGGGAAGCTTAGAAGAAATAGCTCAAAGAAAAGGATATCAAATGAGTGTGGTGGTGATTTTAGATGAAGAAAAATAGAGGATGGGAATATGAGACAGGAGGAATTCCTGATGAACGATTTATTCGTAGCAAAATTCCTATGACCAAAGAAGAAATTCGTGCTATTTCTTTATCTAAGCTCAGATTAGGGATAACAGATAAAGTCTTAGATATTGGAGCAGGAACGGGATCTATGAGTATAGAGGCGGCTTTAAAAGTAAAGAAAGGGAAAGTGTTTGCAATAGAACAAAACTTGGAAGCTGTAAAATTAATCCAACAAAATCAAGTTCTTTTTGAGATAGAAAATATAGAGGTTGTCTATGGAAAAGCTCCAGAAGCCTTAAAAAAGATTCCCAGAGTAGATAAGATATTTGTAGGAGGAAGTCATGGGAAAATAGAAGAGATTTTTGATTGGATGGATAGTGGATTTCTATCTAAGGGAAGAGTGGTAATGAACTTTATTACTTTAGAAAATTTTTATCAATCGATGATGGAACTAGAGTCAAGAAATTATCACGAGATAGAAGTAGTTGAAGTTTTTATATCTAAAGGAAAGAAAATAAATCATACTACTATGATGAAGGGACAAAATCCTATTTATATTATTTCAGCAAGAAAGGGATGATTTAGTGGCAGGAGTATTTTATGGGGTGGGAGTAGGACCAGGAGATCCTAAGTTACTTACCTTAAAAGCAGTAGAAATCATTCAATCGGTAGATGTACTTATTTGTCCAGAAGGGAAAAAGGATAAAGGAAGTGTAGCTCTAGAAATTATAAAAGATTATATGAAATCAGATACAGAGTTATTAAAATTAACTTTTCCAATGGTTTATAAAGAAGGCAAGTTAAAGGAGGAGTGGCAGAGAAATATTGAAATTATTTATGAAAAATTACAGGAGAAAAAAAAGGTAGCTTTTATTACTTTAGGAGATCCCATGCTTTATAGTACGTATCTTTATATTTTTCCAGAAATTCAAAAAAGGGGAGTAAAAGTAGAGACTATTCCTGGGATTCCTTCTTTTTGTGCAGTAGCTAGTAAGTCCAATATCCCCTTAGCTAAAGGAGAAGAAAATTTAATGGTCTATCCTTTAAGAAAAAATGGAGATGGTGTAGATAAGCTCATGGATCAGTTTGATAATTTGGTTATTATGAAACCTTCTAATCAAGTACAACAATTAGCAAAAATATTAAAAAAAAGAAATTTAGAAAATCATTTTGTACTGGTAACTAAGTGTGGAACGGATGAAGAAGAACTGATACAAGAAATTTATAAACTAGAACAAGGAGTACCTTATCTTTCTACTATGCTTATAAAAAGGAGGAAAATTTATGAGTAAGGTATACTTTATTGGAGCAGGACCTGGGGACCCAGATTTAATTACTGTAAAAGGAAGAAAGATATTAGAAAAGGCAGATGTGATTATTTATGCAGGATCTTTAGTTAACAAAGAAATTATAAATTGTAGAAAGAAAGAGAGTGAAATTTATAATAGTGCTTCTATGGATTTAGAAGAAATTCTTTCTCTTATTTTTCATAGAGTAAAAGCAGAAAAATTAGTAGCTAGAGTACATACGGGAGATCCCAGTCTTTATGGAGCTATTCGAGAACAGATAGATCCCTTAGAAAAAATGGGAATTGATTGTGAAGTAATTCCAGGAGTTAGTTCTTTTGTAGCTTCAGCAGCTGTTATGAATAAGGAATTTACCATTCCTAACAGCGCTCAAACTGTTATTTGCACACGATTAGAAGGAAGGACTCCAGTGCCTTCAACAGAGAGTTTAGAGTTGTTGGCATCCCATAGAACATCTATGGCTATCTTTTTATCTGTTCATAAAATAGAGGAAGTGGTAAATAAATTGCTAATCCATTATGAGGAGCAAACTCCTGTAGCAGTAATCCAAAAAGTTACCTGGGAAGATCAAAAAATAGTAACTGGCACCCTTAAGAATATTTCTGAAAAGGTAAAGAAAGCAGAGATTCATAAAACAGCACAAATATTAGTAGGGGATTTTTTAGGAGAAATTTATGAAACTTCTAAGTTATATGATAAAAATTTTTCTCATGGGTATCGGAGCATAAAAAAATGAAGCTAGCAATTCTCACGTTGACTAAGGGAGGATATAAAACAGCTCAAAGGGTAAAAAAATATATGGACGTTCCTGTTAAGATTTATACGAAGGATTCTTTTTCAGGAACTTTAAAAAATTTAGTAGGAGAACTTTTTCAAAGATATGAATATTTGCTATTTATCATGGCGACAGGAATTGTGGTAAGAGTAATTTCTCCTTATCTTAAGGATAAAACTACAGATCCTGGAGTTATGGTAATGGATGAAAAAGGAAGGTTTGTTATCAGCCTTTTGTCAGGACATTTAGGGGGTGCGAATGCGTATACTCAAAAAATTGCAAAAAGTATAGGGGCTACACCAGTGATTACTACAGCATCAGATGTACTAGATCTTATCTCTGTGGATTTATTAGCTAAGCAGCTTCATTGTGAGATAGAAAGTTTACAAAAAGCCAAAGAAGTTACAGCAGATATTGTGAATAAAAAAAGAGTAGGGATTTTATCAGATATTTCTGTAGATATTCCAGAAAAGGAAAATATTCAAATAATAAAATCAAAAGAAATTCAGGACTGTGATTCTGTTATTTATATTACTCATAAAATAATATCCGATCCTTTTCCTAGATCTGTTCAATTAATTCCTCAGAATATTTTAGTAGGAATAGGATGTAAGAGAGGTACAGAATCCAAAAAGATGATTCAACAACTTTATGAGGTTTTTCAAGATTTAGAGATTCATATAAAGAGTTTAAAAAAGATAAGTTCTATAGATTTAAAACAGGATGAGAAAGGAATTTTAGAGCTAGGAGAATATTTTAAAATACCAGTAGAGTTTATTGAGAGAAGAAAGATAAAAAGGATAGAAAATTTATTTGAATCATCGGAGTTTGTAAAGAAAAGCATTGGAATAGGAGCAGTAGCGGAACCTTGTGGATATTTGATTTCCCATGGTGGAAAATGCCTCATGAAAAAAAGAAAAAAAAGTGGAATTACTTTGTCCATATGGAAGGAGAAGTAAAATGAAACAAGAAGGAATTTTATATGTTGTAGGAATTGGTCCAGGAAATTTAGAGCATTTAACGCAAGCAGCAAAAAATGCTTTAGAGAGCGCAGATATCATCATAGGATATACGACCTATATATTTTTGATCAAAGATATAATTATGGGGAAAAAGGTAATACAATCTCCTATGAAAGGAGAGACAGATCGATGTAAGAAGGCTTTGGAATTAGCACATAAAGGAGAGAAAGTGGCCATTGTTAGCAGTGGAGATGCTGGAATATATGGAATGGCTGGAATTGTTTATGAAATTGCGCAAAGGGAAGAAATGAATTTAAAAATAGAGGTAATTCCTGGGGTTACAGCAGCTTTTGCAGCAGCAGCGGTTTTAGGAGCTCCTATTATGCATGATTTTGCAGTAATTAGTTTAAGCGATTTAATGACGGATTGGAATTTGATACAAAAAAGATTGGAATTAGCAGCTAAGGCAGATTTTGTAATTTGTTTGTATAACCCTAAAAGCCAAAAACGAGTAAAACAAATTCAGATTGCCCGGGAAATTCTTATGCAGTTTCGAACTTTACAAACTCCTGTAGGTATTGTAAAAAATGCACAAAGAGAAAATCAAGAAATTTTTCTTACTAATTTACAAGAGATGTTAAACTATCCTATTGATATGTTTACTACCATAATTATTGGAAATTCTCATACAAAAATTCTCAATGGGAAAATAGTTACCCCTAGGGGGTATCAATTTTGATTCTATTATTAGGAGGAACAAAGGATAGTAGAGAAATTGCAAAAAGACTTTTACAAGAAGGGTATTTAATAGTGGGAACTGTTACAACTCCGTATGGAAAAAAGTTATTAGAAGAGATTGAAAAAGTAAAAGTGTATTGTATTTCATTAAATGAATTTTGTTTTTATGAGTTAATTCATAAAGAAAAAATTACATTGATTTTAGATGCAACCCATCCTTATGCCACTGAAATATCAAAGTTGGCTATGAAAGTTTCTAAAAGGGAAGGAATTCCTTATATACGTTTTGAAAGAAGGCCTATTCAATACAAAAATATTATTATGCTTAAGGATATAGAAGAAGCAGTAAAATTTTTGAAAAATACCCAAGGCAATATTATGTTGACGATAGGAAGTAAAAATTTAGAACCTTTCGTAAAGCAAATTGAAAGGAAAAGATTTTATGTTAGGGTACTTCCTACTCCTGAGGTAATTGCAAAATGTAATAAATTAGGAATAGATATTGGTCATATTATAGGAATGCAAGGACCTTTTAGTAAAGAACTTAATCAAGCTCTCTATAAACAATATCATATTCAATATATGATAACTAAGGAAAGTGGGGAAATAGGAGGTACTTTAGAGAAAGTACAAGCAGCTTTGGAATTGGGAATTCAGATATTAATGATTGAAAGACCATCTATAGAGTATGAAAAAATATTTTATAATATAGAGAAACTTATCGATGCAATAAAAGAGGAGGAAAGAAAAAATGGAAAAAGGCTTGTTAATTGTAGGGCATGGAAGTAGATCTTTAGAAGCTCAAAGCACTTTTGAGAGGGTAGTAAACACAGTAAGACAAAAAATTTCTTATCCGATAGTAGAAGGGGCAAGCATGGAATTTTCTCAACCGAACATTCCTGCGTCTGTAAAAAAAATGGTAGAATGTGGAATAGATGAAATTTTAATTATTCCTTATTTTCTTTATGAAGGAATTCATATTAAAGAGGACATTCCTAGGATTATCAGAGAATTATCTGATATTTATAAAAATATTACATTTAAAATGGGACAACCCATAGGACTAGATTCTCTATTACCAGAATTGATTGTAAAAAGAGTATCAGAAATGGAAGAAAGAAAATCCATAGAAAAAAGAAAGTAATAAGAAATATTGTAAAAATATTAAAAGAGAAAGGATGAATTATTGTGAAAAGAAAAAAATGGGTGGTATTTTTATTGATGGGAACTTTATTTATGATAACGCCAAGAATTACTTTCGCTATGCATATTATGGAAGGGTATTTGTCACCCAAATGGTGCTTATTTTGGGGGATAATAGCATTTCCTTTTGTATTGAAGGGGATGATAAATATTAAGCATATTGTCAAAGAACAACCAAAAAAGAAAATGTTATTAGCATTGGTAGGTGCATTTGTCTTTGTATTGTCAGCATTAAAACTTCC from Garciella nitratireducens DSM 15102 includes these protein-coding regions:
- a CDS encoding sirohydrochlorin chelatase — protein: MEKGLLIVGHGSRSLEAQSTFERVVNTVRQKISYPIVEGASMEFSQPNIPASVKKMVECGIDEILIIPYFLYEGIHIKEDIPRIIRELSDIYKNITFKMGQPIGLDSLLPELIVKRVSEMEERKSIEKRK
- the cbiT gene encoding precorrin-6Y C5,15-methyltransferase (decarboxylating) subunit CbiT is translated as MKKNRGWEYETGGIPDERFIRSKIPMTKEEIRAISLSKLRLGITDKVLDIGAGTGSMSIEAALKVKKGKVFAIEQNLEAVKLIQQNQVLFEIENIEVVYGKAPEALKKIPRVDKIFVGGSHGKIEEIFDWMDSGFLSKGRVVMNFITLENFYQSMMELESRNYHEIEVVEVFISKGKKINHTTMMKGQNPIYIISARKG
- a CDS encoding cobalt-precorrin-6A reductase: MILLLGGTKDSREIAKRLLQEGYLIVGTVTTPYGKKLLEEIEKVKVYCISLNEFCFYELIHKEKITLILDATHPYATEISKLAMKVSKREGIPYIRFERRPIQYKNIIMLKDIEEAVKFLKNTQGNIMLTIGSKNLEPFVKQIERKRFYVRVLPTPEVIAKCNKLGIDIGHIIGMQGPFSKELNQALYKQYHIQYMITKESGEIGGTLEKVQAALELGIQILMIERPSIEYEKIFYNIEKLIDAIKEEERKNGKRLVNCRAWK
- the cobI gene encoding precorrin-2 C(20)-methyltransferase, whose product is MAGVFYGVGVGPGDPKLLTLKAVEIIQSVDVLICPEGKKDKGSVALEIIKDYMKSDTELLKLTFPMVYKEGKLKEEWQRNIEIIYEKLQEKKKVAFITLGDPMLYSTYLYIFPEIQKRGVKVETIPGIPSFCAVASKSNIPLAKGEENLMVYPLRKNGDGVDKLMDQFDNLVIMKPSNQVQQLAKILKKRNLENHFVLVTKCGTDEEELIQEIYKLEQGVPYLSTMLIKRRKIYE
- the cbiG gene encoding cobalt-precorrin 5A hydrolase; protein product: MKLAILTLTKGGYKTAQRVKKYMDVPVKIYTKDSFSGTLKNLVGELFQRYEYLLFIMATGIVVRVISPYLKDKTTDPGVMVMDEKGRFVISLLSGHLGGANAYTQKIAKSIGATPVITTASDVLDLISVDLLAKQLHCEIESLQKAKEVTADIVNKKRVGILSDISVDIPEKENIQIIKSKEIQDCDSVIYITHKIISDPFPRSVQLIPQNILVGIGCKRGTESKKMIQQLYEVFQDLEIHIKSLKKISSIDLKQDEKGILELGEYFKIPVEFIERRKIKRIENLFESSEFVKKSIGIGAVAEPCGYLISHGGKCLMKKRKKSGITLSIWKEK
- the cobJ gene encoding precorrin-3B C(17)-methyltransferase, with the translated sequence MKQEGILYVVGIGPGNLEHLTQAAKNALESADIIIGYTTYIFLIKDIIMGKKVIQSPMKGETDRCKKALELAHKGEKVAIVSSGDAGIYGMAGIVYEIAQREEMNLKIEVIPGVTAAFAAAAVLGAPIMHDFAVISLSDLMTDWNLIQKRLELAAKADFVICLYNPKSQKRVKQIQIAREILMQFRTLQTPVGIVKNAQRENQEIFLTNLQEMLNYPIDMFTTIIIGNSHTKILNGKIVTPRGYQF
- the cobM gene encoding precorrin-4 C(11)-methyltransferase, with the translated sequence MSKVYFIGAGPGDPDLITVKGRKILEKADVIIYAGSLVNKEIINCRKKESEIYNSASMDLEEILSLIFHRVKAEKLVARVHTGDPSLYGAIREQIDPLEKMGIDCEVIPGVSSFVASAAVMNKEFTIPNSAQTVICTRLEGRTPVPSTESLELLASHRTSMAIFLSVHKIEEVVNKLLIHYEEQTPVAVIQKVTWEDQKIVTGTLKNISEKVKKAEIHKTAQILVGDFLGEIYETSKLYDKNFSHGYRSIKK